GCGCGATCGCGATGGGCGGAGCGCGCGTACTGGATCGCGCCCTGATCGCGCAGGTGGGCGTGAGCGACGCGGAGATCGAGCAGGTCACGCGGCGCGAGGAGATCGAGCTGGAGCGGCGCCAGAAGCGGTACCGCGGCGACCGTCTGCTGCCGGACATCGCCGGGCGCACGGTGATCCTGGTGGACGACGGGCTCGCGACCGGATCGAGCATGAGGGTCGCCGTCGCGGCGCTCAGGGAAGAGCACCCGCGGAAGATCGTCGTGGCGGTTCCGATCGCCCCGGAGGAGACGTGTGAGATGCTGCGCGCCGCGGCCGACGAGGTCGTGTGCGCTCTGACGCCGGAGCCGTTTTACGCGGTCGGGCTCTGGTACCGCGACTTCTCGCAGACGAGCGACGAGGAGGTGCACGACCTGCTCGAGCGGGCGAGGGAGGAGCTCGTGCCCGCTCCTTTTCCACGCCGCTGAGCAGGCGACTTGTGG
The genomic region above belongs to Gemmatimonadaceae bacterium and contains:
- a CDS encoding phosphoribosyltransferase; amino-acid sequence: MTVRFRDRADAGRELASRLGEYADRTDVLVLGLPRGGVPVAFEVARSLSAPLDVFVVRKLGLPHHEELAMGAIAMGGARVLDRALIAQVGVSDAEIEQVTRREEIELERRQKRYRGDRLLPDIAGRTVILVDDGLATGSSMRVAVAALREEHPRKIVVAVPIAPEETCEMLRAAADEVVCALTPEPFYAVGLWYRDFSQTSDEEVHDLLERAREELVPAPFPRR